A DNA window from Undibacterium sp. YM2 contains the following coding sequences:
- a CDS encoding diguanylate cyclase produces MKNWPLAHRILFLALAPVWIISALLVLMVVIVGITEIDGAIKARGTVITRQLAPASEYGAFSGNREVLQALTQSVMKEDDAKAVVITDADNKVLAVSGKPSKLGPEHAKAADNGKILRGDHESLIFAAPIYQGKSEADAFDLFDRIPNDKTAKQKLLGRVYLELSTHASHQSKNVFVALSVLIGLVGTVCASILAMRMSRDLTRPLSRLLDGVHRMEKGELDTRITANSGGELQELEAGFNQMAEKLEASHKSMMEVNANLENLVVARTRELELRNHDLELLSSTDRLTGLYNRLKLEQILDEEHQRSQRYGTSFSLAIVDIDLFKQVNDTHGHQTGDQVLINIARILQDHVRSMDAVGRWGGEEFLVIFRETTIHAAIATAEKLRCAIANHEFEVVGKKTASFGVTSYYHPDNINEMMKRADNALYHAKNCGRNRVESSEM; encoded by the coding sequence ATGAAAAACTGGCCACTCGCCCACCGCATCCTGTTCCTTGCACTGGCCCCGGTCTGGATCATCTCTGCCCTGCTGGTGTTGATGGTCGTCATCGTCGGCATTACTGAAATTGACGGCGCCATCAAGGCGCGCGGCACTGTCATCACCCGCCAGTTGGCACCAGCCAGTGAATATGGCGCCTTCTCCGGTAACCGCGAAGTCTTGCAGGCATTGACGCAATCCGTCATGAAAGAAGATGACGCCAAAGCCGTGGTCATCACCGATGCCGACAATAAAGTACTGGCCGTCAGTGGCAAACCCAGCAAGCTGGGACCGGAACATGCCAAAGCCGCCGACAACGGCAAGATCTTGCGCGGCGACCATGAGTCACTGATCTTTGCCGCCCCGATTTACCAGGGCAAATCTGAGGCCGATGCCTTCGACCTGTTTGACCGCATCCCGAATGACAAGACCGCCAAGCAAAAACTGCTGGGCCGGGTCTATCTGGAGTTGAGCACCCATGCCAGCCACCAGTCCAAGAATGTCTTTGTCGCCCTCAGCGTACTGATAGGCCTGGTCGGAACAGTCTGTGCGTCCATACTCGCCATGCGAATGAGCCGTGACCTGACACGGCCATTATCACGTCTGCTCGATGGCGTGCACCGCATGGAAAAAGGTGAGCTTGATACCCGCATCACCGCAAATTCTGGCGGCGAATTACAGGAACTGGAAGCCGGCTTCAACCAGATGGCAGAGAAGCTCGAAGCCAGCCATAAATCCATGATGGAAGTCAACGCCAACCTAGAAAACCTGGTCGTCGCCCGCACCCGCGAACTGGAGTTGCGCAACCATGACCTCGAACTCCTGTCCAGCACCGACAGGCTCACCGGCCTGTATAACCGCCTGAAGCTCGAACAGATACTGGATGAAGAACACCAGCGCAGCCAGCGTTATGGCACCAGTTTTTCGCTTGCGATTGTCGATATAGACCTGTTCAAGCAAGTCAACGACACCCATGGCCACCAGACCGGTGACCAGGTTCTCATCAATATCGCCCGCATCCTGCAAGATCATGTACGCAGCATGGACGCCGTGGGCCGCTGGGGTGGCGAAGAATTTTTGGTCATCTTCCGCGAAACCACCATTCATGCCGCAATAGCCACTGCAGAAAAACTGCGCTGCGCGATTGCCAACCATGAATTTGAAGTCGTTGGCAAAAAAACTGCCAGCTTTGGTGTCACCAGCTATTACCATCCAGACAATATCAATGAGATGATGAAACGGGCTGACAATGCCCTTTATCATGCCAAGAATTGTGGGCGGAATCGCGTAGAATCCAGTGAAATGTAG
- a CDS encoding ABC transporter substrate-binding protein, translating into MHWQSTRHLRYVVNLLGLTLSLLYAQAVLALDNITILLSEEGSAYTEFSSQLSILLTQGQGNAKNTIKVLNLNTYKAEDVPRNASNHLLIAVGTPAMTAMAQKPPAMAVLSVLVPRNTFQKIARQYGRHQDPHHFSAIYFDQPWHRQLGLIRSSMPGRNRVGLLLSKDGNEMLVGLSAIAKEMEMQINVETVTDDSELLPALRRLLNNSDSLLALPDAAIYNRNNIPSILLTSYRQKVPLFGFSAAYVKAGALAGVYSSATQIAQQVAEIIATLPNNGYLPLPQYPRHFSVNINTQVSRSLSLEMEDEVSLTRKIKSLPERVQ; encoded by the coding sequence CAATTTGCTAGGCCTGACGCTGAGTTTGCTGTATGCGCAAGCTGTTCTGGCACTGGACAACATCACCATACTGCTGAGTGAGGAAGGCTCTGCTTATACTGAATTTTCCAGCCAGTTAAGCATTCTGCTGACTCAGGGACAAGGTAACGCAAAAAATACCATCAAGGTCTTGAACCTGAACACCTACAAGGCAGAAGACGTGCCGCGCAATGCCAGCAATCACCTGCTGATTGCGGTTGGCACACCAGCCATGACAGCGATGGCGCAAAAGCCACCTGCCATGGCGGTGTTGAGCGTACTGGTACCACGCAATACCTTTCAAAAAATAGCAAGGCAATATGGCCGCCATCAAGACCCGCATCATTTCTCGGCGATTTATTTTGACCAGCCGTGGCACCGGCAACTGGGTTTGATACGCAGCAGTATGCCAGGCCGCAATCGCGTAGGATTATTACTCAGCAAAGACGGTAACGAAATGCTGGTCGGCCTATCAGCCATCGCCAAAGAAATGGAGATGCAAATCAATGTTGAAACCGTCACCGATGATTCTGAATTGCTGCCCGCCCTGCGCCGCCTGCTGAACAACAGCGACAGCCTGCTGGCCCTGCCCGATGCCGCCATCTATAACCGCAATAACATCCCCAGCATATTGTTGACCAGTTACCGGCAAAAAGTGCCGCTATTCGGTTTTTCTGCCGCCTACGTCAAGGCAGGTGCACTGGCTGGCGTGTATAGTTCTGCGACCCAGATTGCCCAGCAGGTAGCAGAGATCATCGCGACACTACCCAATAATGGCTACCTGCCTCTGCCACAATATCCACGCCACTTCAGTGTCAATATCAATACCCAGGTCAGCCGTTCGCTGAGTCTGGAAATGGAAGATGAGGTCAGCCTGACACGCAAGATCAAATCATTGCCGGAGCGTGTCCAATGA